In the genome of Tripterygium wilfordii isolate XIE 37 chromosome 19, ASM1340144v1, whole genome shotgun sequence, one region contains:
- the LOC119985013 gene encoding EG45-like domain containing protein, with product MAVFQKSFVLFMASLCFCFSSFPTASTQNQGTATFFSPPYVPSACYGNEDKGQSIASASTEIWNNGNVCGQIYHFTCVSVPSTQLGSGCLGTSWPVMVVDHCLGCNTTFGLSQEVFRYLADTNAGEITISYT from the exons ATGGCAGTTTTTCAGAAGTCCTTTGTGTTATTCATGGCATCACTCTGCTTTTGTTTCAGTTCGTTTCCAACGGCATCAACTCAAAACCAAGGGACTGCAACCTTCTTCTCTCCTCCCTACGTTC CTTCTGCTTGTTATGGAAATGAGGACAAAGGGCAGTCAATTGCAAGCGCAAGCACGGAAATTTGGAACAATGGCAACGTCTGTGGTCAAATTTACCATTTTACTTGCGTTAGTGTGCCGAGTACACAATTAGGGTCCGGTTGCTTAGGCACCTCATGGCCTGTTATGGTTGTAGATCACTGTCTTGGTTGTAACACAACCTTTGGCCTGTCACAAGAAGTATTTAGATATCTTGCAGATACTAATGCTGGTGAAATAACCATCTCTTACACATAG
- the LOC119985492 gene encoding serine carboxypeptidase-like 51 has protein sequence MVEKPLILSHIYYPKTLSIHSCGSTVEVLKKEKKRTSCLNSPFFFQGYHQKLLGFVSCRNQGIFLLRTVATRTTTGGEGLQCWGYVEVLTKVHLFWWHFKSPSRVKHPYAPWPTILWLAGGPGGSGVASGNFLAIGPLDGHLNHRQYTWLQKADLLFVDSPAGTGFSYVEDETLLARSDEGATTELLFLLKNLFNRFKFLQESPLYIFGESYGGKIAVTLGLAIVKAIDEEALTLKLGGVALGDSWISPEDFVFSWGPLLKDMSRLDDNGLKTSNDLTQKIKHQLEKHEYKEATSTTYELQKRIFEHSNFVDFYNLLLDQGTMRINVNILSLMNGRIRNKLQIIPKNITWGDQLEKFRNAFSEEFMKPRINEVDQLLAKGVNVTVYNGQLDLICSTKGAEAWVKKLRWNGLQSYLNLDRDPLYCGNDRRITKGFRRKYGNFAFYWIIMSGHNIPLFQPCIALQMVDEITKSPSFH, from the exons ATGGTGGAGAAACCACTTATCTTATCCCACATATACTACCCAAAAACTCTCTCTATACACTCTTGTGGGAGTACGGTAGAAGTtcttaagaaagaaaagaagagaacaagTTGTCTTAATTCTCCATTTTTCTTCCAAGGCTATCACCAAAAGCTTTTGGGTTTTGTGAGTTGTCGAAATCAAGGG ATATTTCTGCTAAG GACTGTTGCAACAAGAACGACAACTGGTGGTGAAGGGTTACAATGCTGGGGCTATGTTGAAGTTCTAACAA AGGTTCATTTATTTTGGTGGCATTTTAAGAGTCCTTCTCGAGTCAAACATCCATATGCACCATGGCCAACAATTTTATGGCTTGCAGGAGGCCCA GGTGGTTCAGGAGTTGCATCTGGAAATTTCTTAGCAATAGGGCCATTAGATGGACATTTAAATCATCGTCAATATACATGGCTTCAAAAGGCAGATCTCTTATTTGTG GATAGTCCAGCTGGAACAGGCTTCAGTTATGTCGAGGATGAAACCTTGTTGGCTAGAAGTGATGAAGGGGCAACAACTGAGTTACTTTTCTTGTTAAAGAATCTATTCAACAGATTTAAATTCCTCCAAGAAAGTCCTCTTTATATATTTGGAGAGTCATATGGAGGAAAAATTGCAGTTACTCTTGGATTAGCAATTGTAAAAGCAATCGATGAAGAAGCATTAACGCTTAAACTTGGCG GAGTTGCCTTAGGAGACAGCTGGATTTCTCCTGAAGATTTTGTG TTTTCATGGGGACCTCTTCTAAAAGATATGTCTCGTCTCGATGACAACGGTTTAAAGACATCAAACGA TTTGACTCAAAAAATAAAGCACCAGCTTGAGAAACATGAGTATAAAGAAGCAACTTCTACAACGTATGAGCTACAAAAGAGAATTTTTGAGCACAGTAATTTTGTG GATTTCTACAATTTATTATTGGATCAAGGTACTATGCGGATCAATGTTAACATACTTAGCTTAATGAATGGCCGTATTAGAAACAAGCTACAAATTATTCCTAAGAATATAAC tTGGGGAGATCAACTCGAAAAATTTCGTAATGCTTTTAGTGAAGAGTTCATGAAACCTAGAATTAACGAG GTTGACCAGCTGTTGGCCAAAGGCGTGAATGTCACTGTATACAATGGACAA CTCGATCTCATATGCTCAACCAAAGGAGCAGAAGCATGGGTCAAGAAGCTtag GTGGAATGGCTTGCAATCTTATTTAAACTTAGATCGTGATCCATTGTATTGCGGAAATGACAGGAGAATAACAAAAGGATTTCGAAGAAAATATGGAAACTTTGCTTTCTATTGGATTATCATGTCTGGTCACAAT ATACCACTGTTCCAGCCCTGTATTGCTTTGCAAATGGTGGACGAAATCACTAAATCCCCAAGTTTTCACTAG